tagaatttcgaactgttaaacacgtccggacacactgttgtttacactgttcaaattaaataaagattaaaacgaaaaattatagaagtgtcgatctttgtaaaaccggaatcaccccagcggcctgcccgttcatcagcggaggccaacgtcaggtgagtcaactttaattattattaataattaataattaaaataataaataatatcaatgattagtataattcgtcattaattccgccagtaataattatttataatataattgtttattccaaacaatcctctcccgtgctagtattcctgcacatagcaggttagccgaaacgtggagattgttgaccagtggcctaaactccgatcaacgctacataatctaacaagaaatatctaattgaaacagtccttagactgtttctggtggcagcgactactacattgtttaaaatttcaaaatttggatagcgaaacgtaacaatatatatatatatagataaaaattttgtcTTTCAAGCTAATAACAGAGTTACGAAGTATTTGCAgtctatttaaaaatttttcgaACTTCCTTTAGGACTTTTAGCTATCTACATTGAActacaaatattaattaaccCTGCTATAGTCCTACATTTTTTATATCTGAATCTTAATCTTGTTTTAACAAAAAgttttaacaaattttctatcaaaaaattaaaataaaaaatcacgTATGTCAGTAACAATTATTTCATATGTTCCTCAAGTTTAAGGAATTTGttaacgatagaaaaatacGCTTGGATCGACAATAATTGAAAGAACGCAACAGGATTAAATAAAACTAGTAATCATGCACAAACAATATGTAGTCGATACGTATAAATGATTAGTATTATACTTACCATTACCGCCACAATTTTCAACAGCAAGATTCCTGTGTCAAGGTACAACTAGTGACTCCTTCCGCCCAAAACCGTGCAATGAACCGTCAGTTTAAATATTGTAAAGATTTTCTAGGCTAACGATAGGCCTAAACAAAAATTTTGGAAGTACTTGttagaatatatataaataatgaaatattaaactGAATAGAATATACTCTTCAATTAAGTTTAGCTTGTTATTCAtagaaaaatttttaattcatatttctgaATGATTATAATCGCAaaaaacataaatatttataaaataaaatattaaatattatgaaataagaTACAGTTTGCTTACAAACCAAATTTCTTAAAGAGCATCTTATATCATTGCTTTAATGACTATAGCCCAAAAAACTGGACGCAACAGAAGCTAATtccattaaaaagaaataaaaacatGGAATACAAAATACTTACACTGCTTTATTCACcgttttgtttaattttttggCAATAAAAATGCAAGGCTCTCTTAACCGACACTTTCAAACTTAATAAACTTTCCGGTAGCTGAACTGCTTGCGATTCTCGCATTACTTCTTATCCTATCGATTATCGATTCTATAGAGACAAGAAATTTAAACTTTCATTATTCAATaggaaaaaaatatgaaattatttgttgtaaaaagaaatatcattatagaatatatttaatttgctgttttattgatatttaatattaaagaaactattatgttattataaacaataacgttaatatatatatgtatatatacttttTTATACTATCAATACTATCTCGCCTTTTGTTATGCATGTACTTCTATCAATTATTAAGTTGTTTGATCGTTTCCTTTATCTTTATAGATCATAACTAGAATGAATGAAGAAACTGTGTGGCAAGAATTATCAGAAATACTTCCTGATCCTCCAGAGACAAGAGATAAGTGTTCGCAATGCAAGTACGTGTAAATATGAAATTAGGTTATGTTTaagcaattttatatatttgtatgtaGATGTATTTCACATATCATTTTGATTCCATTAAAATTGATTAATGCGTTATATACAGAAGGCCTGTGTCAGTATGTTGGTGTCCGGGATTACCAAAGCATCCTGTATGTCCTGCATCaagaataataattttacaacATCCAGCTGAAGCAAAACGTTGCTTACGAACTGCACCTATGCTTGCTCTTGGTTTAGAACCTGGAAAATGTGTAATTTATAGGTGATCTATTTAAAATATTggtgtataatattaaaatttggaGTTATATATAATGCTATGGCATTCTTTTATTTTAGAGGAAAAAAGTTTCCACTTTCAAAACATGAAGGCTTAACTGAAATTTTAAATGACAAAGATACTATATTATTATACCCATCTCCGGGTGCTATAGCACTTGATAAATTAAATCCTGTTGGAATTAATGAACAGAAACCTTATaatcttattttattagatGGAACTTGGCCACAAGCAAAGGTAGTGTATCTAGTAACTTAGCCAATTTATGTACTAAAATGAATAAAGGAGAAGCTGTTTGTGACAGGCAATATATCATTCAAGTCCAGCACTGTGTGTTTTACGAACATGTAAATTAGTTGGTATTCCAACAAGTGAATATGTTATTAGAACACAACCAACTGAAGGTTGTTTGTCTACACTTGAAACTGGTGCATTTGCTCTTTCCATTTTAGAAGGTGatctagaaataaaaaataaaatgcttGGACCTTTACATTATCTCTGCAGGCAAGATTTCTATTCGTGTAACATAAGATTACATCTTATATAAAAAGAGaatataattatgaaaattttagGTTTCAACTAGAAAATGGTGCTGTAACTCATCAAAGTAAAGAATTTCTAATTAAACAGAAAGCTTATCCAAAACTAATAGGACGAAGACTAGCTAAGCAATTACGTATACTGCCAGAAGAATctacataatattttttatatgatagtttttgtaagaatattttataatatgtaatttttataagcatatctaaaaaataaataaagaggTAAATAAGACGaaccaataaaatttttaattggaagtatatttttataaatattatatcatattatttcatattttttcacaaaaaattaattaattaattaattaagataCGAAAATCAAATGTAATATTTCCGTATCGTGGTACAAAGCTAAATGACCATAAAACAGTACTTTGTTGTGTAACATGTGTTATGTCCCTAAATAGATGTACACCTTGTCTTGTAAATGGGTCCCATGATATTCGCTTTCCAAATTGTACTTCGGCAGTAGGTCCTGATGATACTGTGATTTCGGAATTCAATTGCCAATCAACCCATAAGGCTACACCATTACACATTCCACTTCtaaattaacaaaaaatataaaaaatgtaaacaCGACTTTGTAATAACCATTAACATAAAATACCACAAACTCTTACGTTAAAATGGGTACACTTTCTGAAATATTAACATTCTCACATTTATTGACATCTTGCGTTaaatcaaattttttaataacaaaagGTAAACTTAATGCTTTGGCAGGATATTCCCATAATGGTTGAGCTTCTACAGAACTATCACTTTTATCACTTGATGTCTATAaacattataattaaaattaacattacaattaaatattataaaaattaaactttCATCATTTTATAATCTGTATTGCTGTACTTACTTGTATAAGTTTGTCAAAAATAGATAAGTCAAAATCCTCACAAACTCCAAGAGGTGCTCGTATTTTATGCAAATCCTTAAATTCAACTATAACGCCCATTATTGTTGCTGCGATTGGAATTCTTTGTATTTGAGGTGAATATCTTGATACTAGATACCAAAAGTAAAGATTTTCCCAAGGTACAATTGAAGTGATAAAATATGGTTCaccaaaaattaaattaattgcaCTTTCAGGAGGCAAATCGTTTACTGATTCAACAATTTCTACTCTCTCTGATAGCTCGTTCGTTTTAACAAACATTTCGATACATTTCCGAGACAAAAAGTTTGTCTCTAAGATGAAAATCTTTTTCGCACCTAATTGAATAGCTGCAAGACTCAATAGAGAGCCGTCTGAAAGACATAAACACACTGTGTCAGGTGTAACTTCTTTTTCTAGAGCtttgatatatttttcatttcgtatATGATCATTTAATTGTCCTATACGAGTTCTACAATAAGCTACATGTACATTACAGCTGCAAACAGGTCTCTCACAATCTGGTGCTTCATTTCTGCAAACAAGACTTTGTATTTATTCTTATAAAAAAGTGAAACAACTAAAACAAAATAATAAGATCGTTAAAGCAGCTTACATTGATTCATTCATTAATTGAAACCATAATGAATATTCATCATGATATCCAATCAGGCTAACTTCTTTGTTAACAGTAACTAAGGTTTCAACAGGTAAATAGTAAATAGCTTGCATCCAGTGATCTCTCCAGGGTATTGCATCTGATATTTCTTGCAAACTGAAACctttattttctaaaatttttgTATCTGGATGTTCCCACACTGGAGCACTGCTTAACAGAATCTACATAAAGACTATTTAGTGATAGGTTTAAaatcttttaataaataatgattaCATACCTCATTATTTACGTCCATAACTAAATCCCACCACATAAAAATAGCATGTACAGTACCATTTGTAGTTGGTTTTACATGCAAACACTTTTTTTCATTATATAATAGAGTTGATTTACCAGATAAATCGAAcctaaaatattcattttatattttgacCTTTTAATAGGTCTTTTAATCTTGAACaatttacatacatatgtaaCATATATTTACCTAAAGATAGGCTGAGGAGGTAATAAAGGTTTGAACGCATTATCAGGAAATTGTGTTAACTGTATATCATGTACTGCAGCTGCTCCAGAACAAGATTTTATAGAACATGGGATACTTAGtaaatatttacttttatttcggagGGGATGTACTGTATTCCATGAGCATACAGTTGGACTCTCCACTACTTGTACCCAAATGGTGGCAGTATGTGGAATCACAATACTGTTTTCCTTGAATAAagtaaaaatgcatatatatattaaatgatattattcaaaattgtaTTAACTAAAGATGAGATTATACTTCAAGGAGATTTTCATGGGCATGACGAAATGTAGAAAGTGCTCCTTCTCCAATAAGTTCGGTATCAAATACTTCAGTAACTAAAATGTTTGCTTTTTTTATCATATCACCATCCTTTCCAATAGTCATTTTTGTGGAACGCTTgtgtattaatttaattttgtcTTCAAAACCATTCTcttgaattatttttatagcACATTTAGCCATTGGTGTGAAAGTCTAAAAAATGTCGCCAGGTCATAAAAGCTGTTTAATTTATAAATGCAATGCATAGTAATTTTTGTGAAAATGTTCACTTCGCAAGCTGTTATACTATCTGCTCCACATCTTGCAGCCATCATTGACAATAAACCAGTTCCAGTTCCTATATCAAGTACATTAGCTTCTTCTCCATCTTTATGTTTTTTCTCAATCGCTGCTTTAAGAGCTAGGTAATATTTCTGATTctgtaattataaaaatattttgtaaacagCACAAGTAAAAACTTATTTTaaaactatataatatatagtactAACTCTTTCATGGTCATGTAACATATCAGCAAATGCTGATCTAGCAACTTCTTGATGATAATCATAATTTTCATCCTTTTCCTCCCAATTAGCAGTCCCAATTAAAGGATTCAGGCATTGGATAAACATACTCATATTTCGTGTACGAATTAATTGAGTGAAACAAACTTTTAGCATAACCTTTTTCTGATAAACTCGCGGAAACATGAAGTTTATTATCAAAAGCAACTACTTATTTAGGAAACGAGAAATAGAAAACATTATGAAAGATCAATGTCAAAcatgtaattaataataaatttatttacagATATACGATACAAATTAAAGCTAAGGTTAGAATTTATCATATATTGAATGATTGAATCTATAATAATTGCGCTATAATTAATGCATAAATCAGAAATAatgaaatagaataaaataaaatgaaatcaataattgcagaaaaatataattttaattttaaacacTGCAAACTACAAGAGCACGTGTATTCTACAAATTTATAGAATTTACTGATGAACTGTTGATAAATGTATGTAAAtaagtacatatgtatgtatctgAAATTATTTTCTGCTATAGCAGAGTAAGAGATCATttaatatgataattcctaataTATTAGTTTTAATTTATCTAATTATTGGGCATTAATATTCTccttgtaatagtacatataatgtGTTAAAATGACTACTGCATTTTTTCTACTACAAGtggatattttttaaacatactaatgtgtattaaatattataaacagTAATTAGAAATATACTATTTGAgaaataagtaataaaataataaaaattgatacAAACTAGATActgttaaatttttaattttttttcgcGCGTATTTTTACTATTCCGTTTCACTACCAGGTGGCATACTTTCGCGCACATTTTCAACCAATCATAGTCATTTACTTAAACTTCGCAGATATCTAACTCAAGAATACCTTTTCATTTGTTTCGTGTCTTGTTTACCGGTAACGCATTTCTTTAAAACGGAATGTGTGTGTATATTTCTTTAAAGCGCATTTACATCTCGTTCCGCCTGTTTTAAGTGTAATGAAACCAAGAAAAATTTTTAGAAAACTGAAAACTATGATTCATCGAAGCTATTTGATTATCGACATAAAAAGTACGTAAACATATACTTTCTGCATTTTATGATAGTCTTTATGATTTACTGTATAATATTCTATTATCTGCGGTATGTATTTAAATGATTTCTATTTCCTGTATTCTTAACATATTTCGTGCTCCAAAGATTGAATTTCGGCAGATGTCCGATATATAACCAagaaattacataaaaatatttatttataaagaaaTTGCAACAGCATTGAATTTTTTCCGATATGGTTTCGTTTTGTACGAatttctttgtattttatttgtatAGTACATTGAAGAATACTTTTATTTACTGAAGAAACGTTTTATATCCTTAGTCTTAGTGATCAACATGAAAAGATCTTGATgtcaattataaaataatactttgcgaatattattttaaatgatattttatgtaaatattaaaataatattatatattaatattattaatatgaatatattattctTAATTTAAAACTAAATTTTATCTCTTAAAAAGTTAAGGAAATCGATATAATAAGAAATCCACATTTACGCCCGGTATTTATTTTAACATTCAACTGacaacaatatatatatgtacagttTTATGTATGCGTAATATCAGTGTGTATATACTCATTattctttatatataattataacattAGCTACCGTCCGTACCTGATCTTTATATCTTATTTATTATTGCGCAAGCTACATCGACGTTGGTTACCTGATACGATGTATCATTAAAACTTTAATATAACACGAATCATCCTCAAAATCTGACTTCACAGCTTACGCTCGTGTCTCTTCGACCGATATATCAACCTTTCTTTCACGCttaaattgtattttaagtatGGATGGACACGACTTCCTTGTTATACACTTTGAAAACACAATGAGATATGTAGGAGAACGATAAACGAAATTATCTAAAATTAAGATATTAAGATTAGTAATCCATTCTGTTATCCTTGATTAAgcacataatagttcataattaTTATTGATACATTTCATTGACCCTTTTTGTGCAGTCCACGAACATCGACATGAAACAACGTTCTTCACTTATCCTTGAATGCCATAAATGGACTTTAAACTACTAAAATCGGCGTGTAAGTGTACAAAGTGcgctaaataaattatattttattttttcttgctTTAAATTCTTATCTTTTAATTATTGTCTACTGATTACGTATTGTTTTGCTCGGGCAAATAATACTTACCGCATTTCGTATTTGTGTTATTTACTTCAGTTTCTTTTATTATCGAGATCGATAGGTAATAACACTTCGTATTTACAAATAATTTACGAAGACATTAACAATTACGGATTAACAATTAAACGATGTTAGCGCACTGCATACACCAACGCAGCCCTTCCAGGCTCAAGATCTTGAGTAACGatacgaataaataaaattaattcgtGTGAATTATTGTCTGAGACTTATATGTTTCATAGTTCGAGGCAATGCATACGAAACACATGATAGTGAAAGAAACATTTGTACTATTCATTGCAGGGGCGATTCATCATGTTTCACGCGGCAGCTCCTTGTCCCGCAAGTTATTGTCCATTTAGAGTTTAAAAGACACTTCAACAATTATTTACAATCGAACTATTCCatacgaataataataatataatatacgaaTACAAGTAAATCACTAATCGATTCAGGAGCAACATAATTAATCCTCGGGACTGTTATTAAGTCTGTAACAGGACCTTAacaagtataatataatattatcaaCGATTTTGTTTATATATATCATTTTGTATTAAATTCTCTTATATTATCATAGTTTAGCACCTTTTTGAGGAAACAAGAGAAAAACGACCTATGAAAATGTTAATAACTCGAAATCAAAAGTATATGTGgttattagtttatcgaatatAAAAGTTCGAGTTTCTTCTCTTTACCGATGATGGCAAACCTATTTCCGATACTGTGCGCGATTTCTACAATGAATTTCTTCTGTTTCAAGCTGTTTCATTAGAATGATAGTGAAACATGTGACAGTTCGTGATCAACAATTTGTCAAAAAGAGTTAAGACCATACCCAAAAGCGCGCATACAAAATAGAGAGATTCGAAGTACAAATAGACGCGATTAGAGCGTATCTCGCTACTGCTCTAGTCTCTGTTAATAAACGATCTTCTTATCGAAGGAATGGATTCGTTTATCTTTTTCGTAAAATACCAATTTCGGAAATATTTCTGGATTTTAATGTTTACGATAGATTTGCATCGTTAGCCTTTGCCTTAAAGAGACCCTTTAAAGTGTAAAATTGATCTAAAAAGTATGCTATCTCATTTGCATGTTACAAAGACGATTGGAATAACGTAAACGATACcgcaaataaaatatataaaatacatcgtATATAGTACGTtaagaaaatatatgaaaacgAAATTCTCTATTCCTTCGACCGATGCAGTAGCTCTCGATTTCATAGGCCTCGGTGAATGTGCAAGAAGTGCAGTGCATACGTTTATCTTATTGTCGAATTTTTTAGTCGATTAAAAGTTCCGATTAATCGAATCTCATTATTGTCGTACGACTCCTCGTCAATATCAAGTCTTAAAAGATTTTCTTATTGTccttatacgttagaacgttcgTCGACAAGATCGACGAACATACGCTAAAATCGCAACGAAATTTTCTCTCGCCTGATACGTCGTTTTGATATGCGatcctcttttctctcttttctattCCTATCGGGGTACTTTCAACGCGATATACCAAACAAACATGCTGATCAATTCTCACTTGCCCTTCGAATTCTCGTTCTCTTTTCTCGGCTATACTTAGAAACAAAGTTTATAAGATATGTATGTAGAGATATCGTTAAAGTAACTGATATTCGTTTAAGAAGGCtacgatggaatattaattatTCGAATGCAGCACACTTGATCACACCTTGGGAAAGGTTTTTTCTTCATATAATTCTTGATCTGATTGCTATTTCTGTTTCTTTCGAACTTTCGTCGTAAATTTTGCAATGAAATATAGATGTCACCTTCGTGATATAACTTTCATGTAATATTAGTACGCAATGGTAAGAGCTTAACGGAGAATCAATCAGCGAAGTAGCGCTGTTTAATACCGTCACCAAAAACGAGAATAAAAGCAATACGATTTGGGAACGTCCCCCTTTTCACGCCCATTGGACGGTTCCTACTCTAATCTTAGGTCTcacattatttaaaatttactaaGCGGTAAAAGTTCTCTCGAgtctaattttaatattatcctAGTTATATTATGATCTGCAACCTGTCGCAGGGATTCAACTTGTCTTTTAAGAATGTATATTGTAAATGCTAAAATGACGCGTTACATGCTAAATAGTccggatatacgatatatctctTAAATTATTGCGAAACATATGatttaatttatgaaattttattcgataGGATTCCTATCATTTTGATAACTGttccatctttctttctttctttctttctagaAGACGATTGAAATACtttgttatatttaatttaaaatgatTTCTTATTCGCTGTATATAGTATGAAtagatatattttcttttttcttctttttttcattatCGCGCAAtgtgtaaaaaagaaaattttatctCTTACAAGTTTTtgatatatcaaatataataaTCGAATTAAATAATGGAATTTAATAGATCTAATGATAGTATATCGTATCGATAGATGTATCGTATATCTGCATCACCAAAGAAACTGTAAGTTTATATTAAAAACAGAACTTGCAGTTTCTTATTAATGTTTATCCTTATCCGTTTTGTATTCGCTTCCACATATTGGAAATTACTTATTGAAAATGTTAAACGCTTCTACTTTACCTTCTCAATTAATATTGACATTCGCATGTACCGCTAAATGATTCAGAGACTCGAGAATCAGCGGAAAGACACGTCTAAAAATGAAGAGCAATTAATTGCGCTTTAATCGTCATATTAAATCCGTACTTTCGAATTTCTCCCTTATTCAAACGtgttttataatatatcttCTAAAAGAAGTTCATCATAACACCGCAATGTAAATGTAAATCGAATTATATAAACGTCATTTTCAGATTAATTGAC
This portion of the Bombus affinis isolate iyBomAffi1 chromosome 1, iyBomAffi1.2, whole genome shotgun sequence genome encodes:
- the LOC126916426 gene encoding tRNA-uridine aminocarboxypropyltransferase 2 produces the protein MNEETVWQELSEILPDPPETRDKCSQCKRPVSVCWCPGLPKHPVCPASRIIILQHPAEAKRCLRTAPMLALGLEPGKCVIYRGKKFPLSKHEGLTEILNDKDTILLYPSPGAIALDKLNPVGINEQKPYNLILLDGTWPQAKAIYHSSPALCVLRTCKLVGIPTSEYVIRTQPTEGCLSTLETGAFALSILEGDLEIKNKMLGPLHYLCRFQLENGAVTHQSKEFLIKQKAYPKLIGRRLAKQLRILPEEST
- the LOC126916383 gene encoding protein arginine N-methyltransferase 7 isoform X2 → MFPRVYQKKVMLKVCFTQLIRTRNMSMFIQCLNPLIGTANWEEKDENYDYHQEVARSAFADMLHDHERNQKYYLALKAAIEKKHKDGEEANVLDIGTGTGLLSMMAARCGADSITACETFTPMAKCAIKIIQENGFEDKIKLIHKRSTKMTIGKDGDMIKKANILVTEVFDTELIGEGALSTFRHAHENLLEENSIVIPHTATIWVQVVESPTVCSWNTVHPLRNKSKYLLSIPCSIKSCSGAAAVHDIQLTQFPDNAFKPLLPPQPIFRFDLSGKSTLLYNEKKCLHVKPTTNGTVHAIFMWWDLVMDVNNEILLSSAPVWEHPDTKILENKGFSLQEISDAIPWRDHWMQAIYYLPVETLVTVNKEVSLIGYHDEYSLWFQLMNESINEAPDCERPVCSCNVHVAYCRTRIGQLNDHIRNEKYIKALEKEVTPDTVCLCLSDGSLLSLAAIQLGAKKIFILETNFLSRKCIEMFVKTNELSERVEIVESVNDLPPESAINLIFGEPYFITSIVPWENLYFWYLVSRYSPQIQRIPIAATIMGVIVEFKDLHKIRAPLGVCEDFDLSIFDKLIQTSSDKSDSSVEAQPLWEYPAKALSLPFVIKKFDLTQDVNKCENVNISESVPILTSGMCNGVALWVDWQLNSEITVSSGPTAEVQFGKRISWDPFTRQGVHLFRDITHVTQQSTVLWSFSFVPRYGNITFDFRILIN
- the LOC126916383 gene encoding protein arginine N-methyltransferase 7 isoform X1 → MFPRVYQKKVMLKVCFTQLIRTRNMSMFIQCLNPLIGTANWEEKDENYDYHQEVARSAFADMLHDHERNQKYYLALKAAIEKKHKDGEEANVLDIGTGTGLLSMMAARCGADSITACETFTPMAKCAIKIIQENGFEDKIKLIHKRSTKMTIGKDGDMIKKANILVTEVFDTELIGEGALSTFRHAHENLLEENSIVIPHTATIWVQVVESPTVCSWNTVHPLRNKSKYLLSIPCSIKSCSGAAAVHDIQLTQFPDNAFKPLLPPQPIFRFDLSGKSTLLYNEKKCLHVKPTTNGTVHAIFMWWDLVMDVNNEILLSSAPVWEHPDTKILENKGFSLQEISDAIPWRDHWMQAIYYLPVETLVTVNKEVSLIGYHDEYSLWFQLMNESILVCRNEAPDCERPVCSCNVHVAYCRTRIGQLNDHIRNEKYIKALEKEVTPDTVCLCLSDGSLLSLAAIQLGAKKIFILETNFLSRKCIEMFVKTNELSERVEIVESVNDLPPESAINLIFGEPYFITSIVPWENLYFWYLVSRYSPQIQRIPIAATIMGVIVEFKDLHKIRAPLGVCEDFDLSIFDKLIQTSSDKSDSSVEAQPLWEYPAKALSLPFVIKKFDLTQDVNKCENVNISESVPILTSGMCNGVALWVDWQLNSEITVSSGPTAEVQFGKRISWDPFTRQGVHLFRDITHVTQQSTVLWSFSFVPRYGNITFDFRILIN